TCACGGGGCCTGACCCCGCAAACGCGGAGGCGGTAGAGCGCGAGATTAGTGAGATGCCCCCTGGAAGTGACTTCACCAAAAAGGGCAAGGGCACGTTCCACGGAATCGGCCGCCCCGGCGCTGTAGCGGGCGAGGGCGGCGAGAAGAAGGTGCGCTATTCCATCGAGGTAGAAGATGGGCTCAATACCGCTCCCTACGGCGGAGATGATGCCTTTGCCGCAATGGTGGAGGCAACCCTTGCGGATCCACGCGGGTGGACCGCTCGAGGTGACTTCGAATTCGAGCACGTTGCCTCCGCAGACGATCCCGATACCCGCATCCAGCTGACCTCTCTGACCACGGCCGCGGAGCGGTGTGGCGAGAAGATTGAGACGGAAACCTCCTGTCACACCATGTTTACCGGCGAATCCACCACCATCATTAATGAGGCGCGGTGGGTGCGCGGGGCCACGCCYTTTGAGGGCGATTTGGGCAATTACCGCCAGTACGTCATCAATCATGAATTGGGCCACGCCATCGGATATGCCTCCCACCAACAATGCGGCGGCGAGGGCAAATTGGCCCCGGTAATGATGCAGCAGACGCTGAGTTTGAACAACAAGGAATTGCATGACCGCAATCCCAAGGAGGTCTATCCTGATGAGGATGTGACCTGCGAGCCCAATCCGTGGCCATATCCTAATCCGGAGCAAAAGGATCCCCACCAACCCCAATAAGGAGTACTGGATGCCGCTTCCCCCAGAGCATGTTTTAAGCGCCTTCCACGCAGAAACCGGAGCGACAGGCTCGCGCCGGGCCCAAGGCGATCAGCTGGGCCCAGTATGGGATAACGGCATCAAGGTGGGCGACGTGGTCTACTCCCAGGCCGGCCCCTTCGCTGCGTGGTCTGCCAAGGTGCGCGAAAAACTCAGCGTGCCGGGCGCGCGGGTATCGCGGCCGGTACTAGCGAGCGACGGCCGCCACACCGCCGCCGGGTGGAAGGCGACGCAGTTCCTTCCCGGCGAGGTCACCGGGCGCATCGATGAAGCAGCGCAGACGGCTTTGCGCTTGGACGATGCCATGGCCAATGCACCTGCGCCGCCGGGTGCGCACCGCGATGATGCCTTTGCCCGCGCGGAGCGCACCGCCTGGGCGGAGACGGGGGAGGCCTACGATAAGGCCGCGCTTGCCGATGTCCCCTTGATCACCGCCCATACCGCCCTGCTGACCACCACGGTCTTTTATGGCGCGCACCCACCAGGAATCGTGGATCTCGTGCCGAGCCAATCCGCGCGCCCAGCCGGGTGGAGCGCAGCGCTTGTGATCGTGGATGGTCTGATCGCACAAGTGGTAGATGATGATATCTGCCAGCGGTTTGGCCATGTGCCAGGCATGCAGGAGCTTTTGCTGCGAGCGGTGTCCTATCGTCGGCACATTAATGATCTTAACCCGCGCTCGCGCTCGAATGTGCGTTCCAATATTGAGCGGGTGGAACAGTTTCTCGTGTCTAGGGCATCTGCAATACTGGGGCGGTGACTTACGATCCCCATTCCACCGCCCGCGCGGGAGTGGTCCTACCGCCGTCGCCCGAGGTACGACTCATCGCCCGCACCACGTCCGCACACGCCCGATCCTGGCCCGTTGAGCTGCCGGAAACCGGTACCTGGAAGGTAACCGGCACCGCCGGAACCGGCGTATCCAGTTTTCTTATCGATACCGTCATTCATGCTCTCGACCGCGCCCAGGAGACGGGGGCAGACCCTTCCGGCATCCTCGTGGTTGCCGCCTCTAAGGAGTCCGGTGCTCGATTGCGCCGCGAGCTTTCTGAGCGCCTCGAAGATTATGCGGCGCAGTCCTCCATGGTTCGCTCCATCCACTCCCTGGCTTTTGCCCTCCTGCGCAGCGCTAGCGATGAGGAATTGCGCCTTATCACCGGCGCGGAACAGGACGCCGTTATCCGTGAATTGCTCGAAGGCCACGCGGAGTCCGGCCACGGCGACTGGCCGGAGGAAGTCCGACCCGCCCTAGAGTACGTAGGCTTTGCCCGCCAATTGCGCGATTTTCTTTTGCGCTCCATCGAACGAGGACTAAGCCCCGCGGATTTGGAGAACCTCGGAGCCAAGTACGGCTGCAGTATGTGGGTTGCCGCCGGTACGTTCCTGCGCGAATACGAACGCGTCCAAGCCCTATCCGGGGCGCACTCCTATTCCGCGGCCGAGCTAGTCAACCAGGTCCTGCTGCGCCCAGAACTTACGAGTTCGCACCCGTGGCACACCATCGTGGTCGATGATGCCCAGCTATTGGATCCCACTGCGGGCGAGCTCATTTCTCGCTTGGCCCCCGATGCACAATTGCTGGTCATCGGCGGCGATGCGGACCAATCCGTCTTTGCCTTCCGCGGTGCGAATTCGCAGTTCCTTGAGGAATTTCCCGCGGAACACTCCGTGGAGCTTTCGCAGCCGCATCGCAGCGGATCCCCAGCCTGCGTTTCCATCGTGGATTCTGAGGGCCGCCTGCGCGATGTGGTGGCCGATACCGTGCGCCGCCGCCATTTGGACGATGGCGTGCAGTGGCGCGATATCGCCGTCATCGTGCGCTCAACGGCGGATATTGGCCAGATGCGCCGCACCTTGCTGGCGGCCGGGGTGCCGGTGCATATCAGCCCAACCGACGTCATTTTGGCTGAGCAGCGCCTAGTATCTGCCATGCTCCTTGCCTTGCGCGCCTTGGAAGAAGACCTCAGCAATGCGGAGCTTGAGGAATTGCTGACCGGGCCTGTGGGCGGGGCGGATCCCGTCACCCTGCGCCGCCTGATTCGCGGTCTGCGCCGGTGGGCGCCCGATACGCGCGGCATGGATAGCCTGCGCGAGCTCTTGCAGGGCGAGCTGCCGGACTTCAATGGCCAGCTCACAGAGCGCGAGTTTTCCATCCTGGAGCGCGTGCGCGCGGTACTCGCCGCGGGCCGGCAGGCCATACAAGCCCAAGCCTCTGTGGAAGAGATTCTGTGGGAGGTATGGAGTGCTACCGAGCTGGATATGCGCCTGCAGGCATCCGCCTTGCGCGGCGGCGCCACCGGCTCGCAGGCGGACCGCGATCTTGATGCCATGATGGCGCTCTTTGACGCCGCCGGTGATTACTCCGAGCGCCGCCCTGGATCCTCACTGCAGTCCTTTTTAACCCATATCACCGAACAAGAACTGCCCACCGGCGTGCGCGACCGCCGCACCGCCATCCCACAGGCCGTGGAGATCATCACCGCCCACGGCGCCGTCGGCCGCGAATGGGATACCGTCATCGTCGCCGGAGCCCAAGAAGGCGCGTGGCCCTCGCTGGGGGAGACCGGTTCCATTTTTGGCCAAGAAGATCTCATCGATCTCCTGGACCGCGATATTGAGCCTGATACCCCTGTTAGCCACATTGCCTCCCGTCTGGCCGAGGAGCGTCGGCTCTTCCACGTCGCCACCACGCGCCACCGGAACCGGTTGCTCATCGCCGCGGTGGAAAACCCC
This is a stretch of genomic DNA from Corynebacterium accolens. It encodes these proteins:
- a CDS encoding DUF3152 domain-containing protein; this translates as MESRQNRKAHHSXGRXPDHPXXVVRXARRYGWWRVVAIPVMVLLTIWVIVDIASGSSADDNGDASSAETTAAATPTHEDLTGPDPANAEAVEREISEMPPGSDFTKKGKGTFHGIGRPGAVAGEGGEKKVRYSIEVEDGLNTAPYGGDDAFAAMVEATLADPRGWTARGDFEFEHVASADDPDTRIQLTSLTTAAERCGEKIETETSCHTMFTGESTTIINEARWVRGATPFEGDLGNYRQYVINHELGHAIGYASHQQCGGEGKLAPVMMQQTLSLNNKELHDRNPKEVYPDEDVTCEPNPWPYPNPEQKDPHQPQ
- a CDS encoding ATP-dependent helicase translates to MVLPPSPEVRLIARTTSAHARSWPVELPETGTWKVTGTAGTGVSSFLIDTVIHALDRAQETGADPSGILVVAASKESGARLRRELSERLEDYAAQSSMVRSIHSLAFALLRSASDEELRLITGAEQDAVIRELLEGHAESGHGDWPEEVRPALEYVGFARQLRDFLLRSIERGLSPADLENLGAKYGCSMWVAAGTFLREYERVQALSGAHSYSAAELVNQVLLRPELTSSHPWHTIVVDDAQLLDPTAGELISRLAPDAQLLVIGGDADQSVFAFRGANSQFLEEFPAEHSVELSQPHRSGSPACVSIVDSEGRLRDVVADTVRRRHLDDGVQWRDIAVIVRSTADIGQMRRTLLAAGVPVHISPTDVILAEQRLVSAMLLALRALEEDLSNAELEELLTGPVGGADPVTLRRLIRGLRRWAPDTRGMDSLRELLQGELPDFNGQLTEREFSILERVRAVLAAGRQAIQAQASVEEILWEVWSATELDMRLQASALRGGATGSQADRDLDAMMALFDAAGDYSERRPGSSLQSFLTHITEQELPTGVRDRRTAIPQAVEIITAHGAVGREWDTVIVAGAQEGAWPSLGETGSIFGQEDLIDLLDRDIEPDTPVSHIASRLAEERRLFHVATTRHRNRLLIAAVENPNEDAFAEPSRFIAEFTGRGVDVPGTMARREASRALRATQFPRELGLDVPEPAPVSLRDGLEVDPLDISVLSVPSFVAQLRRVVTNPDSGEADRRQAARQLARLAQAGIPGAHPDQWFSARSVASHTQLRGSKSLSPSRVEALLNCPLKAIVGNLAEDPSGAEHLLRGTMAHAFLEAIGRGMDAEKARLLVMEAYELILDVPQWQLQSKLEEFSRLLERTQQWAQQSEVKNELAGVEVPVYVEVTPDIRVGGFMDRLMQDGDGNYLVVDLKTGKSAATQAEAEENRQLMTYQLALSRGSFDGQRVRDGEGMPRAGGVLVYPGKDSSKITTRTQSQLTAEALEEFSALLPPLAAELRGPQLTARTNKDCDKCPIRIICPVQEEGKMTIHA